In Bacillus cytotoxicus NVH 391-98, the following are encoded in one genomic region:
- a CDS encoding YitT family protein: MGQLGDADYVPDTAFLSFPAAKTFHLEFIIQLIVIFVASILYAISMNMFFIPHNMISGGFAGVGMIIGYLMHYNIGALIFLLNVPLLILSHFYLGKKTTFLTAYFVAISSIAMNIIPVHQVSEDILLSSVFGGVLCGAATGIIFRFASSTGGFDIVGLIVAKYKDISIGAIIFVFNLVLLVVAGFIFGWDITLYTLISRFVVSKVIDAVHTKHIKLTIMTITEKGEEIKSALLHHGIRGVTMVDAVGGYTNHKKKIIYTVVTRYELGEIKRIIRHVDNHAFMNITETVEIVGRFKRI; encoded by the coding sequence GACGCCGATTACGTTCCCGATACCGCCTTTTTATCCTTCCCAGCGGCTAAAACGTTTCACTTAGAATTTATCATACAATTGATTGTTATTTTTGTAGCTTCTATCTTGTATGCAATTTCGATGAATATGTTTTTTATCCCGCACAATATGATTAGTGGTGGATTCGCTGGAGTAGGGATGATTATTGGTTATTTAATGCACTACAATATTGGTGCACTTATCTTTCTACTCAATGTTCCACTTCTTATTTTAAGTCATTTTTACTTAGGTAAGAAAACAACCTTTTTAACAGCTTATTTCGTAGCAATATCGTCAATCGCTATGAACATTATCCCAGTGCATCAAGTATCAGAAGATATTTTGCTTTCTTCTGTATTTGGCGGAGTCCTCTGCGGAGCTGCAACGGGAATTATTTTCCGATTCGCTTCTTCAACAGGAGGATTTGATATTGTCGGGTTGATTGTAGCAAAATATAAAGATATCTCAATTGGAGCTATCATTTTCGTATTCAACCTTGTTCTACTTGTTGTTGCTGGCTTTATTTTCGGTTGGGATATTACCTTGTATACGTTAATTAGCCGTTTTGTTGTCAGCAAAGTAATTGATGCTGTGCATACGAAACATATCAAATTAACAATTATGACAATTACAGAAAAAGGCGAAGAAATCAAAAGCGCACTACTACATCATGGCATCCGTGGTGTAACAATGGTAGACGCTGTCGGCGGCTATACCAACCATAAGAAAAAAATTATTTACACTGTCGTAACTCGCTATGAGTTAGGAGAAATCAAACGCATTATTCGTCACGTAGACAATCATGCATTTATGAATATTACTGAAACTGTCGAAATCGTTGGCCGTTTCAAGCGCATATAA
- a CDS encoding DUF3938 domain-containing protein — MNQYIRYTIAVLFAMIGAAICFWTNVQLGEHIIFNGIESLVSASILGGYIYFLFNPEENAQKTMLLTMIGIVGGCISYSMTNYALPLQLSSAFFHGLWTWFIAFCLADVFNLLQDPEGIESNS, encoded by the coding sequence ATGAATCAATATATAAGATATACAATAGCTGTTTTGTTTGCGATGATTGGCGCTGCCATTTGCTTTTGGACAAACGTTCAGCTTGGGGAACATATCATTTTTAATGGAATAGAATCGCTTGTAAGCGCTTCAATATTAGGCGGATATATTTACTTCCTCTTCAATCCAGAAGAAAACGCCCAAAAAACAATGCTACTAACAATGATCGGAATTGTAGGGGGCTGTATCTCCTACTCCATGACAAACTATGCACTACCACTTCAATTAAGCTCTGCTTTCTTCCATGGTCTTTGGACTTGGTTTATCGCATTTTGCTTAGCAGATGTGTTTAACCTATTACAAGACCCTGAAGGAATCGAAAGCAATTCTTAA
- a CDS encoding DedA family protein, producing the protein MEWIHELFQQYGYYVVLVGLLLEYIALPFPGEPTLAYAGYLAHTGDLNLFVLIILSFIGTSIGMTIQYFLGNKLGMPFVQKYGKYVFLTQRKIDLTRMWFDKYGYFLIFIGFFIPGVRHFTGYFGGIINLPFRRFAITIYAGALFWVLFFLLGGYWLGGNLHDIFGALGQHSGKIIFGIALIVAITLCIRFRKQLKRVFVQNAN; encoded by the coding sequence ATGGAATGGATTCATGAGTTATTTCAGCAATATGGCTACTATGTTGTACTTGTTGGATTACTGTTAGAGTATATCGCTCTACCATTTCCGGGAGAGCCGACATTAGCCTATGCAGGATATTTAGCACATACAGGAGATTTAAACTTATTTGTATTAATTATTTTGTCATTTATTGGGACAAGTATTGGAATGACGATTCAATACTTTTTAGGAAATAAGCTTGGGATGCCTTTTGTACAAAAGTATGGAAAGTATGTCTTTTTAACACAAAGAAAAATTGATTTAACAAGAATGTGGTTTGATAAGTATGGATATTTCTTAATCTTTATTGGCTTCTTTATCCCAGGTGTCCGTCACTTTACCGGATATTTTGGAGGAATTATTAATCTACCATTCCGTCGCTTTGCAATTACAATTTATGCAGGTGCTTTATTCTGGGTGTTGTTCTTTTTGCTTGGTGGCTATTGGTTAGGTGGAAATTTACATGACATCTTTGGTGCACTGGGACAGCATAGCGGGAAAATCATTTTTGGAATTGCTTTGATTGTGGCAATTACCTTATGTATTCGTTTCCGTAAGCAATTGAAACGTGTATTTGTTCAAAATGCAAATTAA
- a CDS encoding DUF3978 family protein, with amino-acid sequence MEAYNMHNFINTEIESQPHETTFNLHICEANEFDANLTKSTTLSFIVTKRNIKIITRKWINSRQESMIGKSYIIPTQAFHYLLPIICENEEEMIIQVQSFGTSGELLLNERLLINKNNRKNSTKITSFFEALNENIIQTLRTFQIQCM; translated from the coding sequence ATGGAAGCGTATAACATGCACAATTTTATCAATACAGAAATTGAATCTCAGCCGCATGAAACAACTTTCAATCTACACATATGCGAAGCAAATGAATTTGATGCGAATTTAACAAAATCTACAACGTTATCCTTTATTGTTACAAAAAGAAATATCAAAATTATTACTAGAAAGTGGATCAATTCTCGGCAAGAAAGTATGATTGGTAAAAGTTATATTATTCCAACTCAAGCATTTCACTATCTGCTACCTATTATTTGTGAAAATGAAGAAGAAATGATTATTCAAGTACAAAGCTTTGGCACAAGCGGTGAACTTCTACTTAACGAAAGATTACTAATCAATAAAAATAACCGCAAGAATAGTACGAAAATCACTTCCTTTTTTGAAGCTTTAAATGAGAATATTATTCAAACTTTACGTACTTTCCAAATTCAATGTATGTAG
- a CDS encoding L,D-transpeptidase — translation MKKLLLVMLFIWIWVYPLKTTEVKAASPSQQLIVNTNTHKMAFYQNGVLIRNFTVATGKSTTPTPTGSFIIVNKIKNRPYYTGHIKGGDPRNPLGDRWLGLNMAGTWGTTYAIHGTNNNQAIGKSTTLGCIRMYNNDIHWLFEQIHEKATVIVKN, via the coding sequence ATGAAAAAGTTATTATTAGTTATGTTATTTATATGGATTTGGGTATATCCTCTCAAAACTACCGAAGTAAAAGCAGCTTCACCATCTCAGCAACTAATTGTTAACACAAATACACATAAGATGGCATTCTATCAAAATGGAGTATTAATAAGAAACTTTACTGTCGCTACTGGAAAATCTACCACACCTACTCCAACAGGATCTTTTATTATTGTTAACAAAATTAAAAATCGCCCTTACTATACTGGCCATATTAAAGGTGGCGATCCACGTAATCCGCTCGGTGATCGTTGGCTCGGATTAAATATGGCAGGCACATGGGGAACAACATATGCGATTCATGGAACAAATAATAATCAAGCTATCGGTAAATCTACAACGCTTGGTTGCATTCGTATGTATAATAACGATATACATTGGTTATTTGAACAAATTCATGAAAAAGCCACTGTCATTGTAAAAAACTAG
- a CDS encoding response regulator transcription factor, producing MTHILVIEDNPDIQELIREFLTAQNYKVDVAGTGTEGILLFQKNLYDLVLLDVMLPDIDGYSICKIIRGQSDVPIIMLTGLQNEENEIKGFELGVDDYITKPFHYAIFIKRVEAVLRRAASTEVENANILQFHELMLNSTAYAAYVNGDQVELTTKEFEIIYTLLQNRGKVLSRSDLLNKVWGYEHYGDVRVIDTHIKNLRKKLCIPYIKTVKGIGYKIDS from the coding sequence ATGACGCATATACTAGTGATTGAAGATAATCCAGATATACAAGAACTGATACGAGAATTTTTGACTGCACAAAATTATAAAGTTGATGTTGCAGGTACAGGAACAGAAGGCATTCTTCTATTCCAAAAGAATTTATACGATCTTGTCCTGTTAGATGTAATGTTGCCAGATATAGATGGATATAGTATTTGTAAAATTATCCGTGGTCAGTCAGATGTACCGATTATTATGCTAACAGGTCTACAAAATGAAGAAAACGAAATTAAAGGTTTTGAGCTCGGGGTCGATGATTACATTACAAAGCCTTTTCATTATGCTATTTTTATCAAACGAGTTGAAGCAGTATTGCGAAGAGCAGCTTCAACAGAGGTTGAAAATGCAAATATACTACAATTCCATGAACTAATGCTAAATTCCACTGCATATGCTGCATATGTAAATGGTGATCAAGTGGAACTTACAACAAAAGAGTTTGAAATTATATATACGTTATTACAAAACCGTGGGAAAGTATTATCAAGAAGTGATTTATTAAATAAAGTATGGGGCTATGAACATTACGGTGATGTGAGAGTAATTGATACACATATTAAAAATTTAAGGAAAAAATTATGCATTCCTTATATTAAAACGGTGAAAGGCATTGGCTACAAAATCGACTCTTAA
- a CDS encoding sensor histidine kinase: protein MATKSTLKKGNITRNIFIKTMLFCILLSLCLYQVIYFLLSNYDKEHHGHSIHSKELQTTQDAVANTKAAQNKSEQNKAFSGSLSNLPPSSIDIQLLYTALNHVLHHDQEAKENAQSPSHVNSKNESPLHSEQQASQTVNSDVTKQEDKSKSLAEIFKQLAPHIALTMLTVSLLGSFIYTTLIAKPFHYMSETLREIMNLDFSDKPSTNIQKENYGLETLAVGAQQIVKRLHETNKDLRNELKREQELERSRKEFMSMLSHELKTPITAVMGQLDGMIHGIGAYKDRDKYLKRSYEMMQDINNLTEEMSELSKIQNPQFKPNLQVICLSNILEDIMKKVDYFVNVKQLNVQSNIKPDVQILADHKFIQTAIFNIVSNAINYTIDHQHVYIKLYEKPNAYALEVLNTGTQIEEEKLAHLFEPFYRANPSKHGLVHGSGLGLYIVKQILDKHQFPYGIQNTPQGVKCSIVFPKAL from the coding sequence TTGGCTACAAAATCGACTCTTAAAAAAGGAAACATCACCAGAAATATTTTTATTAAAACCATGTTATTTTGTATCCTTTTATCACTATGCCTTTATCAAGTTATTTATTTTTTATTATCAAACTATGATAAAGAGCATCACGGGCATTCTATTCATTCAAAAGAATTACAGACAACGCAGGACGCGGTTGCAAATACAAAGGCTGCTCAAAATAAAAGTGAACAAAATAAAGCATTTTCCGGAAGTCTATCAAACCTTCCACCTTCTAGTATAGATATTCAATTGCTCTATACTGCACTCAATCATGTCTTACATCATGATCAAGAGGCAAAAGAAAATGCGCAAAGCCCTTCTCATGTAAATAGTAAAAATGAATCACCTTTACATTCTGAACAACAAGCTAGCCAAACTGTTAACTCAGATGTAACAAAACAAGAAGACAAATCAAAAAGCCTTGCAGAGATATTCAAGCAGCTCGCTCCACATATCGCGCTAACAATGTTGACTGTCTCACTCCTTGGCTCTTTCATTTATACAACATTAATAGCGAAACCATTTCACTATATGAGCGAAACATTGCGAGAAATTATGAATCTCGATTTCTCCGATAAACCATCTACAAATATACAAAAAGAGAATTATGGTTTAGAAACTTTAGCTGTTGGAGCACAACAAATTGTTAAAAGATTACATGAAACGAATAAAGATTTAAGAAACGAACTGAAAAGAGAACAAGAACTGGAGAGATCGCGTAAAGAATTTATGTCCATGCTGTCTCATGAATTAAAAACACCAATTACAGCTGTTATGGGGCAATTAGATGGTATGATTCACGGAATCGGCGCTTATAAAGATCGCGATAAATATTTAAAGCGTTCCTATGAGATGATGCAGGATATTAACAATTTAACGGAAGAAATGTCGGAATTATCCAAAATACAAAATCCTCAGTTCAAACCGAATCTACAAGTCATTTGCCTATCTAACATACTTGAAGATATTATGAAGAAGGTAGATTATTTTGTAAATGTAAAGCAATTAAATGTTCAATCTAATATCAAACCAGACGTACAAATTTTAGCTGACCATAAATTTATTCAAACAGCCATTTTTAATATTGTTTCAAATGCGATTAACTATACAATCGACCATCAACATGTATATATAAAACTTTATGAAAAGCCAAATGCTTATGCTTTGGAAGTATTAAATACAGGTACACAAATTGAAGAGGAAAAATTAGCTCATCTATTTGAGCCGTTTTATCGAGCCAATCCTAGCAAACACGGCCTAGTACATGGAAGCGGTTTGGGCTTGTATATTGTAAAACAAATATTAGATAAGCACCAATTCCCTTACGGCATTCAAAATACGCCTCAAGGTGTAAAATGTTCGATTGTGTTTCCAAAAGCTTTGTAG
- a CDS encoding methyl-accepting chemotaxis protein: MKQIGIRKKLLFMFLGICSLFSIALIIILSYAISETHKAETLKSEVSKRATILKERGDWFQAQVAGLQEYLLSHDQKGLDKFNREGKKLADTRKEVTSDKKLSEGMKEAILMGGKWRSVIDNEVLPLAREGKWEEASKIAIEQTDYVNDLLDRFTKYANEEKEKQNQLIEDIHTSSEFIQYIIFFSLIACTIISILLAWWFSGHLVKPIQKIDSKLKELASKDGDLTARLDVNSRDEIGNIAHSFNQMLANLQHIIQQVQQTSTNVKEASLSMYSSTIASMDATSQIQDTMVSLDDSIRSQVSSIEESSTAMDDMSKSVQRIAESASSVAELAMTTAEKADDGGKVIEKSISQMNTIHEAVNATSQVVERLITHTKHIDTAVQSISNIAEQTNLLALNASIEAARAGEQGKGFAVVADEVRKLAEQSKTAATDINHLLRQIQNDTQAANDMMTQGQSEASQGITVIRTAGSSFTAIVNHINEVSTQMQEMSATAEEMAASAEEMNASLNNIASISNEVAADTTQTSNSAGEQVHVMKEVATKSSEMKATVEELEALVAHFKTTS; encoded by the coding sequence ATGAAACAGATCGGAATTCGTAAAAAGCTTCTCTTTATGTTTTTAGGTATATGTTCCTTATTTAGTATTGCACTCATTATTATTCTTTCCTATGCAATAAGTGAGACGCACAAGGCTGAAACCTTAAAATCTGAAGTATCGAAACGAGCTACTATTTTAAAAGAGAGAGGAGATTGGTTTCAAGCACAAGTTGCTGGCTTACAGGAATATTTACTATCTCATGATCAAAAAGGGTTAGATAAATTTAATCGAGAAGGCAAAAAATTAGCAGATACACGTAAAGAAGTGACAAGTGATAAAAAGCTGTCAGAAGGGATGAAAGAAGCTATTTTAATGGGGGGAAAATGGCGCAGTGTGATTGATAATGAAGTTCTTCCACTTGCACGTGAAGGAAAGTGGGAGGAAGCTTCCAAAATTGCAATAGAACAAACGGATTACGTCAATGATCTATTGGATCGCTTTACAAAATATGCAAATGAAGAAAAAGAAAAACAAAATCAATTAATTGAGGATATTCATACTTCATCCGAATTCATCCAATATATTATTTTCTTCTCGCTTATTGCATGTACGATTATTTCTATCTTATTAGCTTGGTGGTTCTCCGGCCATCTTGTTAAACCGATCCAAAAAATTGATTCTAAATTAAAAGAATTAGCTTCTAAAGATGGTGATTTAACAGCAAGATTAGACGTAAATAGTAGAGATGAAATTGGCAACATCGCTCATTCTTTCAACCAAATGCTCGCAAATTTACAACATATTATTCAACAGGTACAACAAACATCTACGAATGTAAAGGAAGCATCGTTAAGCATGTATTCCAGCACAATTGCTTCTATGGATGCGACATCACAAATTCAAGATACAATGGTATCTCTTGATGATAGTATTCGTTCACAAGTTTCTAGTATAGAAGAAAGCTCCACTGCTATGGACGACATGTCAAAAAGCGTACAGCGCATTGCGGAATCTGCTTCTTCTGTCGCAGAATTAGCAATGACAACAGCTGAAAAAGCAGACGATGGTGGCAAAGTTATTGAAAAATCAATTTCACAAATGAATACAATACATGAAGCAGTCAACGCCACATCACAAGTTGTGGAACGCCTAATTACACATACAAAACATATTGATACAGCTGTACAATCCATTTCTAATATTGCGGAACAAACAAACTTATTAGCTTTAAATGCTTCCATTGAAGCTGCTCGGGCTGGGGAACAAGGAAAAGGATTTGCGGTTGTTGCAGATGAAGTTCGCAAACTGGCTGAACAATCTAAAACAGCAGCGACTGATATTAACCATTTATTACGTCAAATTCAAAATGATACACAAGCTGCCAATGATATGATGACACAAGGGCAATCAGAAGCATCTCAAGGAATTACGGTCATTCGTACTGCTGGTTCTTCTTTTACAGCAATTGTAAACCATATAAATGAAGTTTCTACACAAATGCAAGAAATGTCTGCTACTGCTGAAGAAATGGCTGCAAGTGCTGAAGAAATGAATGCATCCTTAAATAATATCGCCTCCATTTCAAATGAGGTGGCAGCTGATACAACCCAAACATCCAATTCAGCTGGTGAACAAGTTCATGTAATGAAAGAAGTCGCTACAAAATCATCAGAGATGAAAGCTACTGTAGAGGAGCTAGAAGCACTTGTTGCGCATTTTAAAACAACTTCATAA
- a CDS encoding methyl-accepting chemotaxis protein, translating to MSFISIRKKLIFMMIATCALFSIALALILFFATDQSKKAETLQTDISPLATELKEHGEAYQVQLSALRGYLLQHDQVEIDKFHEMSKHIESTKDKLLADSHANEQLRDTMQLGAKWREFIDTKVFPLAKKEKWEEAIQLAETENATVYKVIGDFTNYSNEQAKLREQSIQKIDQFSSFIVYVVLLSLIICSVVAIILAWWFSDKLVKPIQQIDIKLKELASQEGDLTGRLQVNSNDEVGEIATSFNKLLENLQHIIHRVQKTSKEVQTASENMLEKTNTSREATLKVQRTMSELETSIQSQTSSMEESSTAMDDMTMNVQRIAGAASSVAELAVTTSDHANNGTAVIQKSITQMTTIHEAVNATSQVVERLITHTKHIDTALQSISNIAEQTNLLALNASIEAARAGEQGKGFAVVADEVRKLAEQSKTAATDINTLLHQIQNDTETASSMMSRGQAESAEGIHVIRKAGDSFTTIVEQVNHVSTQIQEISATAEEMAASTEEMNASLNNIASIANEVSAEATQTAKSAERKVIVINEMTSTASQMKRTVEELDTLVSRFKTE from the coding sequence ATGAGTTTTATTAGTATTCGCAAAAAATTGATATTCATGATGATAGCAACTTGTGCTTTATTCAGTATTGCATTAGCTCTTATTTTATTTTTTGCTACCGATCAATCCAAAAAAGCTGAGACATTACAAACAGATATCTCCCCTTTAGCAACAGAATTAAAGGAACATGGAGAGGCTTATCAAGTGCAACTTTCTGCTCTACGTGGTTATTTATTACAACATGATCAAGTGGAAATCGACAAATTTCATGAAATGAGTAAGCACATTGAAAGTACGAAGGACAAACTTCTTGCGGACTCTCATGCCAATGAACAGCTAAGAGATACAATGCAACTAGGGGCTAAATGGAGAGAATTTATTGACACAAAAGTCTTTCCACTTGCAAAAAAGGAAAAGTGGGAAGAAGCTATTCAACTTGCTGAAACAGAAAATGCGACCGTCTATAAAGTAATAGGGGATTTCACAAACTATAGCAATGAACAAGCAAAACTACGTGAACAGTCCATTCAAAAAATCGACCAATTCTCATCGTTCATTGTATATGTTGTATTGTTATCTCTTATTATCTGTAGTGTTGTTGCCATTATTCTTGCATGGTGGTTCTCTGATAAACTTGTTAAACCAATTCAACAAATTGATATAAAGTTAAAAGAATTAGCATCTCAAGAAGGGGACTTAACAGGTCGTTTACAAGTAAACAGTAATGATGAAGTTGGTGAAATTGCTACTTCCTTTAATAAATTGCTAGAAAATTTACAGCACATTATTCATCGAGTACAAAAAACATCTAAGGAAGTTCAAACAGCTTCTGAAAACATGCTCGAAAAAACGAATACATCAAGAGAAGCTACATTAAAAGTTCAGCGTACCATGTCTGAATTAGAAACAAGTATTCAATCTCAAACTTCTAGCATGGAAGAAAGTTCTACTGCTATGGATGACATGACCATGAATGTGCAGCGCATTGCGGGAGCTGCTTCTTCTGTTGCTGAGTTAGCTGTTACTACTTCAGATCATGCCAATAACGGTACTGCCGTTATTCAGAAATCGATTACACAAATGACAACAATTCATGAAGCAGTCAATGCTACATCACAAGTTGTCGAACGTCTAATCACTCACACAAAACATATCGATACAGCATTGCAATCTATTTCTAACATTGCGGAACAAACAAATTTACTTGCTCTCAATGCTTCTATCGAGGCTGCTCGGGCTGGGGAACAAGGAAAAGGATTTGCAGTTGTCGCAGATGAGGTCCGCAAACTTGCAGAACAATCTAAAACAGCTGCAACTGATATTAACACGCTATTGCATCAAATTCAAAATGATACAGAAACAGCAAGTTCTATGATGTCACGAGGACAAGCAGAATCTGCAGAAGGAATTCATGTAATTCGCAAAGCTGGAGATTCCTTTACAACAATTGTAGAACAAGTAAACCATGTTTCCACACAAATACAAGAAATCTCTGCAACAGCGGAAGAGATGGCAGCAAGTACCGAAGAAATGAACGCATCTCTTAACAACATTGCTTCTATCGCTAATGAAGTATCCGCAGAAGCGACTCAAACTGCAAAATCAGCGGAAAGAAAAGTAATTGTTATAAATGAAATGACTTCTACAGCAAGTCAAATGAAACGAACAGTAGAAGAATTAGATACTCTCGTATCGCGATTTAAAACAGAATAA
- a CDS encoding metal-sulfur cluster assembly factor encodes MSKEFEDKIYANLEAVIDPELGVDIINLGLVYDVTADEQNNVVITMTMTSIGCPMAGQIVSDVKKVLSTNVPEVNEIEVNVVWNPPWSKERMSRMAKIALGIRD; translated from the coding sequence ATGTCAAAGGAATTTGAAGATAAGATATATGCAAACTTGGAAGCTGTGATTGATCCTGAATTAGGCGTTGATATCATCAACCTTGGTTTAGTATATGATGTTACCGCTGACGAACAAAATAACGTTGTTATTACTATGACAATGACTTCTATCGGTTGCCCGATGGCTGGGCAAATTGTATCCGATGTAAAAAAAGTACTATCAACAAATGTACCTGAAGTAAATGAAATAGAAGTAAATGTTGTTTGGAATCCGCCTTGGTCTAAAGAACGTATGTCCCGTATGGCAAAAATCGCTCTTGGCATTCGTGACTAA
- a CDS encoding M4 family metallopeptidase, whose amino-acid sequence MFGEFGTSNVQAEEQIQYHPKFKTPAYIGEEWKAPEGVDKKESVFQYLESKKAMFKLAGNVEKHFKIVGEEKDEKSETTHIKLVEKYNDIPVYGSDQTITFDKENNVKAFFGQVIPNLEDKNIPTATSITDEQAVNIAKKNIEKEIGKVNQYDGVKKDLYVYEKDGNYYLTYLVKASISKPAPGYWHYFIDATNGNVIEKYNAIDSITGFGYGVLGNKASFEIAQDEKTGVYNLFDGKRGQGVHTFDAKNMDENIFIILSQWFGYTGEEIESKSKFFEDKAAVDAHVNAGKVYDYYKKTFNRNSFDNKGAKLISAVHVGEAWNNAAWNGVQMVYGDGDGKTFIPLSAGLDVIGHELTHAVTEYTANLVYQNESGALNESISDIMGVMVEKKNWDIGADIYTPDIEGDALRSLKDPASIPNPLKPGEGYPDHYSKRYVGPYDNGGVHINSSINNKAAYLVSEGGEHYGVKVTGIGREATEKIYYHALTKYLTANADFKMMRQAALQSAEDLYGENSKAVQAVDKAYESVGVK is encoded by the coding sequence ATTTTTGGGGAATTCGGGACATCAAACGTACAGGCAGAAGAACAAATTCAATATCACCCAAAATTTAAAACACCTGCTTACATAGGGGAAGAATGGAAAGCACCAGAAGGAGTAGATAAAAAAGAATCTGTCTTTCAATATTTAGAGAGTAAGAAAGCAATGTTCAAATTAGCCGGAAATGTAGAAAAACATTTCAAGATTGTTGGGGAAGAAAAAGATGAGAAGTCGGAGACAACTCATATTAAGCTAGTTGAGAAATATAATGACATTCCTGTGTATGGCTCAGATCAAACGATCACATTTGATAAAGAAAATAATGTGAAGGCTTTTTTCGGACAAGTCATTCCAAATTTAGAGGATAAAAATATTCCGACTGCAACGAGCATTACGGATGAACAAGCTGTAAACATTGCAAAGAAAAATATTGAAAAAGAAATTGGAAAAGTGAATCAATATGATGGTGTAAAAAAAGATTTATATGTGTATGAAAAAGACGGGAACTACTATCTTACTTATCTTGTAAAAGCATCTATTTCCAAACCAGCTCCAGGATATTGGCATTATTTTATTGATGCAACAAATGGAAATGTGATTGAGAAATATAATGCAATCGATTCTATTACAGGATTTGGATACGGTGTATTAGGAAACAAAGCATCATTTGAAATTGCTCAAGATGAGAAAACAGGTGTATATAACTTGTTTGATGGGAAACGTGGGCAAGGTGTTCATACATTTGACGCAAAAAATATGGACGAGAATATATTTATAATTTTATCACAATGGTTTGGTTATACAGGAGAAGAAATAGAGAGTAAATCTAAGTTCTTTGAGGACAAAGCTGCAGTTGACGCACATGTAAATGCCGGAAAAGTATATGATTATTATAAAAAGACTTTTAATCGCAATTCTTTCGATAATAAAGGTGCAAAGCTCATTTCAGCTGTTCACGTAGGTGAGGCTTGGAATAATGCGGCATGGAATGGCGTACAAATGGTATATGGTGATGGTGATGGAAAAACATTTATTCCATTATCTGCAGGATTAGATGTAATTGGTCATGAATTAACACATGCTGTAACAGAATATACAGCGAATTTAGTTTATCAAAATGAATCAGGTGCATTGAACGAATCGATATCGGATATTATGGGTGTTATGGTTGAGAAGAAAAACTGGGATATAGGGGCTGATATTTACACGCCTGATATTGAAGGAGATGCGCTTCGTTCTCTGAAAGATCCAGCTTCGATTCCAAATCCGTTAAAGCCAGGTGAAGGGTATCCAGATCATTATAGCAAACGCTATGTAGGACCATATGATAACGGTGGTGTTCATATTAATAGTAGTATTAATAATAAAGCGGCATATTTAGTTTCTGAGGGCGGAGAGCATTACGGTGTAAAAGTAACTGGCATTGGCCGCGAAGCGACAGAAAAAATTTACTATCATGCGCTTACGAAATATTTAACTGCAAATGCTGATTTTAAAATGATGCGTCAAGCTGCTCTGCAATCTGCTGAAGATTTATATGGTGAAAATTCTAAAGCAGTACAAGCTGTAGACAAAGCTTATGAGTCAGTAGGCGTAAAATAA